In a genomic window of Artemia franciscana unplaced genomic scaffold, ASM3288406v1 Scaffold_4197, whole genome shotgun sequence:
- the LOC136043265 gene encoding uncharacterized protein LOC136043265, whose amino-acid sequence MYEQAYRLKTETEANSRSLSQRVQGLLFTKTCLELVHASNAWVERPDLRKGILGHERNVEDEEFTIEVYELSDLKKEYDLTVAQLSLLQLMERQALNPNVPSSAQETVAQLVNMKGYELAISVARR is encoded by the exons ATGTATGAACAAGCATATCGACTTAAAACAGAGACTGAAGCCAATAGTCGTAGCCTCAGTCAAAGAGTGCAGGGCTTATTGTTCACGAAGACTTGCTTGGAGTTGGTACATGCCTCAAATGCTTGGGTTGAAAGACCAGACCTCAGAAAAGGCATTTTGGGTCATGAGAGGAATGTCGAG GATGAAGAGTTTACAATTGAAGTTTATGAGCTTTCAGACTTGAAAAAGGAATACGATCTTACTGTTGCCCAACTTAGCCTACTTCAGTTAATGGAGAGACAAGCTCTGAACCCTAATGTACCGTCCTCAGCCCAAGAAACTGTTGCCCAGTTGGTAAATATGAAGGGCTATGAGCTTGCAATCTCTGTTGCCAGAAGGTaa